The stretch of DNA AATGGTCCAAATCCTAAGAAATACTGAGAAAATGCAGTCAGATTGTGTTGATTTGGTGCAAGGGATGGGATTTGAACCCATGAACCGCTAAGGACGGGATCTTAAGTCCCGCGCCGTTGGCCAAGCTTGACTACCCTTGCGTTGGTCGCCTCCATAGTTTGTCGAGTATATGATATTTATCAATTACAATTTGTTGCCAAGGTCAGCTTTTCCCTTACGGTTTTTCTGTTTATGCGACCTTAAAGCATTGATTCCATCAATCACAAGGACTATTGAAAATATGATTAAGATCACAATTAAGATCAGCTGCAAACCTTCAGCAATAAAGGTTCCAGTTCCTAAAACAAACAGTTTCATTACGTTGTTGTAGAAAGTTATGCATAATGCTGAGATGGATGCTACAAGCATGAACGCCATAGGAATTATGAACATTTTATTTGATTTTCCTTCATGTACCATCCAGGCAGCTACTGCCATCAATGCCAACACGGCCAGAAGCTGATTGGCAGATCCAAATAAGGGCCATATGTTTTCATATCCGCCTGTTGCAAGAAGCGCTCCGAGCCCTACTGTTATAAGCGTAGAAAAATAAGGGTTGGTAAGCAGTTTTCTGGCTTTGGTAGGAATGCCGTCATCAGAGAAGAATTCCTGGAACATGTATCTTGCAAGCCTTGTAGCAGTATCCAAAGAAGTTAATGCAAAGGCAGATATCGCAAGAATCAAAACGATATACGCCACATCATAGTACTGCGGAATTCCCAGAGCAGCAACCATATTGGCAATACCGGCGGCAAATACCTGTGTAGGTGTTCCAGACGGCATGGATCCCTGTGCAAACAGGGTTCCCACGGCAATAAGTGCAATAATGGCAAGAACACATTCTATGAGCATTCCGCCGTATCCAATCAATTTAGCATCTTTTTCATGGTCAAGCTGTTTTGATGTTGTTCCCGACCCAACAAGACTGTGAAATCCAGAGATTGCACCGCACGCAACTGTAATAAACAACATCGGAAACAGCTGGCTTGTTCCATTGATGCCCCCGAACCCTGTGTATGCAGGAAGAGTTATCTGGGTACCAGTAAATAATATCCCGATTATTGCCGCAGCCATCATCCCATACAGCAGGAATGAATTCAGATAGTCCCTCGGCTGCAACAGTATCCAGACAGGTGCCACAGAAGCTATGAAAACATAAACAAATATGATAATAGTCCAAGCTGTACTGCCCAGATATAATGGATAATACAGACCAACGGCAATGCATGCTATGATAGCAATAATACCAAAGATTGTGGTTATCAGGAGATTCGTTTTGTATCGATAGAGAAATATTCCAAATATGATCGATACAAATATGAACAGCATTGAAGCCATTGCAGTGGACCCATTGGCTGCCACGGTGGTCGTAATGCCGCTTGTAGTTGTGAATCCATCAAATGTATCGATGACAATTGAAGCAAAGGCAGCCACTACAAGAAGAAGAGTCAGATATGCAAAAATGAAAAATAATTTTTTAGCTCTGGGGCCGATGTGTTCAGAAATTACATATCCGATAGACCGACCTTTGTGACGAATAGAAGCCAAGATGGATGAAAAATCTTGAACAGCTCCGAAGAATATTCCACCGATTACTATCCACAAAAATACCGGCAGCCATCCAAATATTGCTGCCTGGATTGGACCATTTATGGGCCCTGCACCGGCAATCGATGCAAAGTGATGTCCCAGTAAAACAGGGGCTTTGGATGGCACATAATCAACACCATCCTGCTGAGTATGAGCCGGAGTCTCATGATCATTGTTGACTCCCCATTTTTTAGCCAACCATCCACCATAGAATATATATCCAAAAAATAAAACGACAATGCCAATGATTAGGATATATGCAGAGTTCACGTCAGCTTACCTCTTTTAGGCATGAAGATAGGAAATCGGTTAATTCCTTCCCGGCTTTATTGGCGATTACTGCAGGAGTATTAATATCTAGCACCAACAATCGCAGAATAGCCCATCCATGAAAAGTTAAAAGAAAGTTCTTAGAAAACTTACAGGACTTGATTTTAGATATTACGGGTGGATCGATGGCATCTGCCAGAATGATTGCTGTGATGTAAGAGCACATATGTTCATTGTGAGGGTGAATCTGCATCAAGCCTTCACTTATTGATTTTTCTTTACATATTGTAAACTCATCAAGATCCAAAAAAGATGTGGAGTAGACATAAACATAGTCATTTGTTTCTACACCCCACATCTTAACTGATTTTATCAAAACAAATTTTTCAGTCCTGGAATGAAAACATGCTTTTGCAACTAGAGATTCTTGATCGACGACTCTTTCGATGTCAAAGTAGCTTTTATAAGAGTTTAAAACAGCTTCTAAAACAGAATCTCTGGAAAGCGACATGGGGTTCCCTCATGATTTGTAACCCTCTAAAAGTAAAAAGAAAGTTATGTCCCATAGGGGACATGTTTATTCAACAAAAGCCTGATCGTATGCGCCATCAAGAATATCTTTACGGATAGCTCTCGGCTCTTTTCCATCGATTGTGACTCCCATTGAATCACAGGTTCCGATGACTTCCAGAGAACGCATTTTAACATCTTTTCCCATAAGAGAATCGCCTTTCATCTGAGCGATCTTTACGACCTGCTCGATTTTGAGATCCCCGACTTTATCAGCTTTTGTAGATCCAGAGCCTTTCTCAATGCCCAGTTCTTTTGTAACCAAAGAAGATGTTGGGGGTGTTCCTACTTTTATTTCAAAGTTCTTGTCCTTGTCAATTATAATTTTAACAGGGACTTTCATTCCATCGAATGCCTTTGTCTTTTCATTTATTGCTCCAACGATCTGAGGAATATTAACACCGAGAGGTCCAAGTGCTGGACCGAGTGGCTGACCGGGAGTGGCTTTTCCGCCTTCAACTAATACCTCAACTGTATCTGCCATATTATCACCTTTCTTTTTCAAGAACTCTTACATGGTCCCCTCGCACAGTAACTGGGATAGGAACCATTGCTTCGAACAATTCGACTGTAATCTCTTCTTTAGCTTCATCAATCTGCTGAACCCTGGCCTTTTCACCCTTGAACGGGCCGGCGACCAACTCAACAACATCGCCTTCGACTATGCCAGAAACGAGAGGCTTTGGTGCGAGATAATGATCTATTTCATCAAAGTTCATTTCTCCTTCAACAAAGCTGTGAGCTTTCCTAACACCCCTGACGATTTCTCTCATCTTATCAGTATTCATACCTTCGATGAGAACGTATCCCCTGAGATTAGTAGGAGCGAGTATTGCAGAGATATCAGATTTACCGGCTTTAGCACGGCTTGCGATACCGTCCGCAACATCTTTTTCATGACCGATTGAAGTTTTAAGTGCCATTATTGACTGTCTAGCCTCTGCCGTGTACTGAACAGAAGCATATTCACTTGGTATATCCACAAGGCTTGCGTTTATTTTTATATAAAGCCTGTCGTGTAAAGATGCTCCGATTGGAGCGTAAATATCCATCTTAATGATTTTCGCACTGGAACCTTCGATAGAGACGTCAAAGTCTGATGAAGAATGTGAACTTTGATTATCGTAGAGCGAGGCTCCTGTTGAATCGAATAATCTTACATTCCATTCTGCAGCGTCATCAGGTATGAGTTCTAAAGCAATGCTTAATCTAACTTTCTTCTTAGAAGAATCTGAACCCTTAATCTGGAAAGATGTGTTTATTGAACCAGAAGCTGGTACTTTAAACTCAGTTTCATCAAAAATGAGAGATAGCATACCGCTACTACTCTCAGAAGCGGCACCTTGAGGATCTTGATACATCATTTTACCCCGAAATTTAGAAGTATCCTGGCAGGTAATTCATAAGCCAGTAAATTACGAATCCAACTCCACCAATAAGAGCTATTCCTAATGCAGTGATCTTAACAATGCCCAAATATTCTTCATACGATGGTTTGCGAGCCATCTTCAGTACTCTACCATACTTTCCTTTACCGATACTTTTAGCTCGCTCTTCGACGTTTTTTTGAACTTCCCAAGATTTATCAACTACATTCATTTCGGCACGCTCTCGTTTTTCATTAAACCGTCTTAGTAAGGGTTACAGACGTCTCCACTTTTTGTATCTTACTACAACAAGCAGAGAAATGAGTATATAGCATCCAATGAAGGATACTCGACTGTGTCAATCCCTACGGCTATTTTATTCTTTCCTCTTGAACATACGATATCAGTCGATGAAATCTACATCTTCCGCAGTTGTTTTAACTCTGTTTCTGTCAGGACCCAGGATGTTATTTGATTTTACACCAGTTATTACTACCATAACCCTGACTGCATCGCCCAATTCAGGATCGACTGCTGCACCCCATATGATGCGGGCATTGGGAGAAACACGTGATTGGATTACAGAAGCCACCCTCTCTGCTTCGGAGATAGACATGTTATTTCCACCGGTGATGTTTACAAGAACTCCGGTAGCCTCTGAGATGTCTACATCGATTAAAGGAGAGTTTATAGCAGCATCGATTGCTTCCTCAACA from Candidatus Methanomassiliicoccus intestinalis Issoire-Mx1 encodes:
- a CDS encoding carbon starvation CstA family protein; its protein translation is MNSAYILIIGIVVLFFGYIFYGGWLAKKWGVNNDHETPAHTQQDGVDYVPSKAPVLLGHHFASIAGAGPINGPIQAAIFGWLPVFLWIVIGGIFFGAVQDFSSILASIRHKGRSIGYVISEHIGPRAKKLFFIFAYLTLLLVVAAFASIVIDTFDGFTTTSGITTTVAANGSTAMASMLFIFVSIIFGIFLYRYKTNLLITTIFGIIAIIACIAVGLYYPLYLGSTAWTIIIFVYVFIASVAPVWILLQPRDYLNSFLLYGMMAAAIIGILFTGTQITLPAYTGFGGINGTSQLFPMLFITVACGAISGFHSLVGSGTTSKQLDHEKDAKLIGYGGMLIECVLAIIALIAVGTLFAQGSMPSGTPTQVFAAGIANMVAALGIPQYYDVAYIVLILAISAFALTSLDTATRLARYMFQEFFSDDGIPTKARKLLTNPYFSTLITVGLGALLATGGYENIWPLFGSANQLLAVLALMAVAAWMVHEGKSNKMFIIPMAFMLVASISALCITFYNNVMKLFVLGTGTFIAEGLQLILIVILIIFSIVLVIDGINALRSHKQKNRKGKADLGNKL
- a CDS encoding 50S ribosomal protein L11, with the translated sequence MADTVEVLVEGGKATPGQPLGPALGPLGVNIPQIVGAINEKTKAFDGMKVPVKIIIDKDKNFEIKVGTPPTSSLVTKELGIEKGSGSTKADKVGDLKIEQVVKIAQMKGDSLMGKDVKMRSLEVIGTCDSMGVTIDGKEPRAIRKDILDGAYDQAFVE
- a CDS encoding transcription elongation factor Spt5, whose product is MMYQDPQGAASESSSGMLSLIFDETEFKVPASGSINTSFQIKGSDSSKKKVRLSIALELIPDDAAEWNVRLFDSTGASLYDNQSSHSSSDFDVSIEGSSAKIIKMDIYAPIGASLHDRLYIKINASLVDIPSEYASVQYTAEARQSIMALKTSIGHEKDVADGIASRAKAGKSDISAILAPTNLRGYVLIEGMNTDKMREIVRGVRKAHSFVEGEMNFDEIDHYLAPKPLVSGIVEGDVVELVAGPFKGEKARVQQIDEAKEEITVELFEAMVPIPVTVRGDHVRVLEKER
- a CDS encoding protein translocase SEC61 complex subunit gamma produces the protein MNVVDKSWEVQKNVEERAKSIGKGKYGRVLKMARKPSYEEYLGIVKITALGIALIGGVGFVIYWLMNYLPGYF